One Ostrea edulis chromosome 2, xbOstEdul1.1, whole genome shotgun sequence genomic region harbors:
- the LOC125679598 gene encoding uncharacterized protein LOC125679598 isoform X1 codes for MTDPKVPGKAIPALPKIKRQSNKGGLRNVDSNSRDAKEVTLTIERSSLDLTYNSPWRPKAIQMVVNKELDSQYREKKAAMKEEGRPARELQDHFAFILVKDPSVMTKIAQEGVKTKAIAFNALGNSKLGIYVCKHADVQLKLAESWRVNRCHLIVCKVMYGKCKLVTAQSQAGAEMEPTPNFDCHVSQEKANPNDPYSLQIMKSMVYMYEYNEDCETIDRPKHCVPYAFVVYEKSNERKTSSDSKAPQWTTKTKSQTSSRPTSGGNEARRKSNREAFEKRVAGLYPAPQFPQLYIPPVENQMMGQQGLVSLPVRSPVYSVYQTRQDPRVRIASQDSDDSARMKPEEEQNITPYSPGGIHVENGEERIPTPERELEDSIIKASFRKDAQSAEPSETIEEKGEVDLSMLNVNSDQLEAVVKHLEAVLRKKQEELLMRERMAHDNHNHESLPDNEQVSQIQDVDERIALQRPNTKDSYIVNEMGDIDERVRTSSLIQNNSWNRNFSSVFGFDPRSIPFPKPKVELPIHEESTKHSTDIIQEVPMDIDSDSESNPIKSTLQTNTNELSPKGKKLGRKVSLSDYKARRKQVSPIRSKVNEVIAKNKNISNINDQSLLSLPPHVVVSSYSQYLTEEQAMSFQQSYPHDRSRSADNVHLRTPDVSTSQQISNTMHNPQSSGYSPRASSSQITSSFLKSPNASLSPASASSTHYGFFQRSPTGNSPGASSNQPIGSILQKVNVDISNIKSILQSIAASPTSTPASSPEKNIWSSAHEDVPWLQLKEVKQQLSYEEEQAGLRYDAYNLKTAKTEIPLEDDDDADYTSLISKIKNLQHEIDQIKKDKKSRNAEWPSPLKDAKELVDKKLENNKHEIPSVSRGADLLQDLEYFQEEKEQHDEPEKTSDDVKDLNVSDVKIPGLGFFDESPEKTISATNEKLKPDVEIIDLCDDDINAQHSKQREDAEIVEVSDNPDSDDNCLVICDHPAEEDHESSKLGSDSFSKDPLSNVDETAKCSDKKGLQVEEHNFQVPLDMSSPIKHPGNSVVDRNSDTDKDIGYISCEGSYSSEIEISPKKPKIFPLNPPNRDSKEENGRTSSNMLDIKPEENSTVIQIKETAKLSTTNPMDTLKNTNSTSIARSDETKKKAQRAKMKAYILKKNRGMIGYTKKRKRKKKATDMDDFVSTTSSDLLDISESLSVDRFSGAMSSNTRMSSPMEFIPKLNTLFNDLGVKHWTDGLKIKELQPVVYLRRCDDPKSATDQPLTRKRLETQTSENLPDVDSRFPQHKDDRVKEWIEGTRKKIKLTLKDPQNKEEVNAQSILVLPSAEKNVPTLQSIPVLPSAEKNVPTPITVKPVQERICVPNSNELNEIKTEQPERFSQIKTESSSTLGTSMANTIVKNEQKATQGQHRDPSPITVICSKPSVLPQMKMPSPTVTSTQSQSQFKPLNVVSSSQPASSRQDLLIPRIVKLSTSSPVSQLPLTTIKSETVIQQSTANSMSETFTSPSQPPPHQNVNLLTKSYFSKLTSQTGSSWPHHIVNPISAVQQRLPVPLPAAGIHQSLTSFRAPYLPSAGHITLTTTAIPQVQPLVINTQSTVNNVQSLVNTRESTILVIPQNVQVRTVDPRNFVQVSTTYGTNLNYPPPYTHTSTSPHPFPGQRFQSPITQSLYQGVYHPTQSSTQNLQPSVQRPPYSNQPHLQHLHPGTFQHNHPVIPPSPEQGMPGHLILQGVQPPPPQVIPPQPVHQNLQPYTNLPNNQAPTASTSANFSTNNENAVIKKKSTDVMDWFAEKFVPKKHVKESGSNSYHDTYPDSDSRRSRRSRSRSPTDSYCESSQSPNLRKKRSDSFLVHGCQLQGAGRNELNIKTKDAHELSPRRKSKSPEGVCSPLGEERRDALDERNQSLETQTSTNTQRITTGSIVNWRERVQENTKETECSGSIFEETFGDDKSKPAFRNTFKLLTNNVCQPEREIADTPASPDNDNPNISFETPASPEQETPASPDHNVSEIPQISFDIIDVSESPDRPTDDEKSDLLDSSIDGLARKREFLRRQLDDLRSSSGSPRVSRNVELKSHDLIEISDEELEEGEIADEGMEGKGKGSRSTQSGRRVVAVRETDDTKDKVIGKYHKGLSVTVKSKGKSNHVEKKEVMDTCRDNGKEKERKSKRERSWSSDDSDHRTDKKCSDRPKDYHRVSRKDQNSRDHESRRIKSRGRSSSTDRHKKRRRSSSTSRHYKSRDRSFNSDRWYKSHGRSSSSGRRYRSRDRSSSSDRRYRSRGRSSSSDRKCRSRGRSSSSDRRYESHGPCSSKERRQDKYRKPSRYVYKVHDSDSSEDSSKTKMSGGKFRGSGGYGESHKEDEKSAEMNRIPSKKKHNTSTVANAWSEMLRQNPTNIEVIKGNKEKTEISKSNEDDLNVYKELKEYITLKNSQVSSTNLKGNRQNDVSEESKAAKGFVQVIRNTTSLETLKSWAIREFKFKSESEFDKIVPKITVDMDREIAQLSKCQRKSAKSKLRKEIEIAMETLRIENLNASQSSPVASAESIINDDKSVLEIRPFEPLNFTKLLIEKELEIVRDHLKRLWHSTQELIDDNPRARKSGASTLDNGIHLFSIRQDMQQIETDLVQRISTYGAHFGVPNRRVPNELLTFEEKNGHFSEESLVLVLSGYIPSKAFQKLSSLREKLENSKKEIAHAGSIQNKEQLQRLKVGKEEIHRARKAMMLSFTGPLSKKRIQKIKTKAKCYRNCIDYFKKELGEFDAESRLKYLMISLQDLDKHYNLLTQLQDEQEKQKHEEISQDIHLKRRRVMVDKFHENFRFVDNQLNSMYAKYQHTHPHVCVAITDVSKKIKEALTLIDAEKDSKNISVTTVAQLEQILKSCLSGYENVKQQIVDLEVSIRSQ; via the exons gtgtacatgtatgagTACAATGAAGACTGTGAAACAATTGATAGACCAAAACACTGTGTTCCCTATGCATTTGTAGTATATGAAAAATctaatgaaagaaaaactagtTCTGACTCCAAGGCACCACAGTGGACTACTAAAACAAAATCACAGACAAGTTCCCGTCCAACATCAGGCGGAAACGAGGCTCGAAGGAAATCCAATAGGGAGGCTTTTGAGAAAAGAGTTGCAGGGTTATACCCTGCCCCGCAATTTCCTCAGTTGTATATTCCACCAGTGGAAAACCAGATGATGGGTCAACAGGGATTAGTTTCGTTACCAGTTAGGTCTCCAGTATATAGTGTCTATCAAACCAGGCAAGATCCTAGGGTGAGAATTGCGAGTCAGGACAGTGATGACTCTGCACGGATGAAACCTGAGGAAGAACAAAATATTACACCGTATAGTCCTGGTGGAATTCATGTAGAAAATGGGGAAGAACGTATACCTACACCCGAGAGGGAATTGGAGGACAGCATCATTAAAGCATCTTTCCGAAAAGACGCCCAGTCTGCTGAACCTTCTGAAACTATCGAAGAAAAAGGGGAAGTTGATTTGTCCATGTTGAATGTAAATTCTGACCAGCTTGAAGCTGTTGTGAAACACTTAGAAGCTGTGTTAAGAAAGAAACAGGAAGAATTATtaatgagagagagaatggCGCACGATAACCATAATCACGAATCTCTACCAGACAATGAACAAGTTTCCCAGATACAAGATGTTGATGAAAGAATAGCTCTTCAACGGCCCAATACTAAGGATAGCTATATTGTTAACGAAATGGGAGACATAGATGAAAGAGTGAGAACCAGCTCGCTCATACAGAATAACTCTTGGAATAGAAATTTTTCCAGTGTTTTTGGATTTGATCCCAGAAGTATTCCATTTCCAAAGCCAAAGGTAGAACTACCAATACACGAGGAAAGTACTAAACACAGTACTGACATAATACAAGAAGTTCCAATGGATATTGACTCGGACAGTGAAAGCAATCCTATTAAAAGTACACTCCAAACAAATACAAATGAACTATCTCCAAAAGGAAAGAAATTAGGAAGAAAAGTATCACTATCAGATTACAAAGCACGCAGAAAACAGGTGTCTCCTATCAGATCTAAAGTGAATGAAGTAatagcaaaaaataaaaatattagcAACATAAATGATCAAAGCTTACTTTCTCTACCTCCTCATGTAGTGGTTTCATCGTATTCACAGTACCTAACAGAGGAACAAGCGATGTCATTTCAACAGTCTTATCCACATGATCGTAGTAGATCAGCAGACAATGTTCACTTGCGAACTCCAGATGTCTCAACGAGTCAACAAATCTCAAATACTATGCACAACCCGCAATCTTCGGGCTACTCCCCAAGAGCGTCATCCAGTCAGATTACCAGCAGCTTTCTAAAATCTCCCAATGCGAGTCTCTCTCCAGCTTCAGCAAGCAGTACGCATTATGGATTTTTTCAAAGATCTCCTACGGGCAATTCTCCTGGCGCGTCATCGAACCAACCAATTGGAAGTATTCTACAGAAAGTGAATGTGGATATTTCCAACATTAAAAGCATTCTGCAAAGTATAGCTGCATCACCAACGTCAACACCGGCATCAAGCCCAGAGAAAAATATTTGGTCATCGGCACATGAAGACGTTCCATGGCTACAATTGAAAGAGGTAAAACAACAACTTTCTTATGAAGAGGAGCAAGCAGGGTTAAGATATGATGCCTACAATTTGAAAACAGCAAAGACAGAGATACCCTTAGAGGACGATGATGATGCTGATTATACTTCacttatttcaaaaattaagaaTCTACAGCACGAGATTGATCAAATTAAAAAGGATAAGAAGTCAAGGAATGCTGAATGGCCTAGTCCACTGAAAGATGCGAAAGAACTCGTCGATAAAAAGTTGGAGAACAACAAACACGAAATACCCTCGGTAAGCAGAGGCGCAGATTTACTCCAAGATCTTGAATATTTCCAAGAAGAAAAGGAACAACATGACGAACCTGAGAAAACAAGCGATGATGTTAAAGACTTAAATGTAAGTGATGTAAAAATTCCAGGACTTGGATTTTTTGATGAAAGCCCAGAGAAAACCATAAGTGCAACAAACGAGAAGTTGAAACCAGATGTCGAGATAATCGACCTCTGTGATGATGACATCAATGCACAGCATAGCAAACAACGGGAGGATGCGGAAATCGTGGAGGTATCGGACAATCCTGATAGTGATGATAATTGTCTTGTAATATGTGATCATCCAGCAGAGGAAGACCATGAATCAAGCAAGCTAGGATCAGATAGTTTTAGCAAAGATCCCCTCAGCAATGTTGATGAAACTGCAAAATGTAGTGATAAAAAAGGTCTTCAAGTTGAAGAACACAATTTTCAAGTCCCACTGGATATGTCTTCTCCAATAAAACATCCAGGGAACAGTGTAGTGGACAGGAACTCGGATACTGACAAAGACATTGGCTATATTTCATGTGAAGGTTCGTACTCATCGGAGATTGAAATTTCTCCCAAGAAACCaaaaatatttccattaaaTCCTCCAAACAGAGATTCAAAGGAGGAGAATGGGAGAACTTCGTCAAACATGTTGGATATCAAGCCTGAAGAAAATAGCACAGTAATTCAAATTAAG GAAACAGCCAAGTTATCAACCACAAACCCTATGGACACGTTAAAAAATACTAATTCAACGAGTATAGCAAGATCTGACGAAACGAAAAAGAAAGCCCAAAGAGCCAAAATGAAAGCatacattttgaaaaagaacAGAGGCATGATTGGGTATACAAAAAAGAGGAAGCGAAAGAAAAAAGCTACAGATATGGATGACTTTGTTAGCACAACTTCCTCAGACCTCCTTGACATCAG CGAATCTTTGAGTGTAGATAGATTTTCTGGGGCAATGTCTTCAAATACAAGAATGTCCTCGCCCATGGAGTTTATTCCTAAGCTGAACACGTTATTTAATGACTTGGGAGTGAAACATTGGACTGATGGTTTGAAGATCAAAGAACTACAACCAGTTGTTTACCTAAGACGG TGTGATGATCCAAAATCTGCAACAGACCAGCCTCTGACAAGAAAGAGACTAGAAACACAGACATCAGAGAATTTGCCAGATGTAGATAGTCGATTCCCTCAGCACAAAGATGACAGAGTTAAGGAGTGGATTGAGGGaacaagaaagaaaataaaactgaCTCTGAAAGATCCGCAAAACAAAGAGGAAGTAAATGCACAGAGCATTCTTGTTCTTCCGTCTGCAGAGAAGAATGTTCCAACGCTACAGAGCATTCCTGTTCTTCCGTCTGCAGAGAAGAATGTTCCAACGCCTATAACAGTGAAACCCGTACAAGAGAGAATATGCGTACCTAATTCCAATGagttaaatgaaataaaaactgaaCAACCAGAACGTTTTAGCCAAATAAAAACGGAATCTTCCTCGACCTTAGGCACATCGATGGCAAATACCATAgtaaaaaatgaacaaaaagCAACTCAAGGACAACATAGAGACCCATCTCCAATCACAGTTATTTGCTCCAAGCCTTCAGTTTTGCCACAAATGAAGATGCCGTCTCCTACTGTTACTTCTACACAATCCCAAAGTCAATTTAAACCGCTAAATGTGGTTTCAAGTTCTCAGCCAGCTTCTTCGAGACAAGACCTGTTGATTCCGCGAATTGTTAAACTTTCTACTAGTTCCCCAGTGTCACAACTTCCTCTCACTACTATAAAATCCGAGACAGTTATTCAGCAATCAACAGCCAACTCAATGTCAGAAACATTCACTAGTCCCTCTCAACCACCTCCTCATCAGAATGTCAACCTACTGACTAAATCATACTTTAGCAAACTTACAAGTCAAACAGGATCATCTTGGCCTCATCATATTGTAAATCCCATTTCAGCTGTACAACAAAGACTGCCTGTTCCACTTCCTGCAGCAGGTATTCATCAGAGTTTGACAAGCTTTCGTGCTCCCTATTTACCGTCTGCAGGTCATATCACTTTGACTACAACAGCTATCCCACAAGTGCAACCGCTAGTTATTAATACGCAATCAACCGTAAATAACGTTCAATCTTTAGTAAATACACGTGAGAGCACCATATTAGTTATTCCTCAGAATGTTCAAGTGCGAACTGTTGACCCGAGAAACTTTGTTCAAGTATCAACAACGTATGGCACTAATCTGAACTATCCTCCACCATATACGCACACGTCGACGTCTCCGCATCCATTCCCTGGCCAACGATTTCAAAGTCCGATCACACAATCTTTATACCAGGGTGTTTATCACCCGACGCAATCGTCAACCCAAAATCTTCAACCAAGTGTTCAGAGACCTCCATATTCAAATCAACCTCATCTACAGCATTTGCACCCGGGAACATTTCAACATAATCATCCAGTAATTCCACCTTCACCTGAGCAAGGAATGCCGGGTCATCTTATTCTTCAGGGTGTACAGCCACCTCCTCCCCAAGTCATACCACCTCAACCCGTTCATCAAAACTTGCAACCCTACACTAATCTACCAAATAATCAAGCCCCCACGGCATCTACATCTGCAAATTTCAGTACTAATAATGAGAATGCGGtcataaaaaagaaatcaacaGATGTAATGGACTGGTTTGCCGAGAAATTCGTACCAAAGAAGCATGTGAAAGAAAGTGGATCAAATAGCTACCATGATACGTATCCTGACTCTGATTCTAGACGTTCACGGAGATCAAGATCTCGAAGTCCAACTGACTCTTACTGCGAATCGTCGCAATCTCCAAATCTACGGAAGAAAAGATCTGATTCTTTTTTAGTACATGGCTGCCAGCTGCAAGGAGCTGGcagaaatgaattaaatataaaaaccAAAGATGCACACGAGTTATCCCCGAGGAGAAAAAGTAAGTCCCCAGAAGGAGTGTGTTCACCTCTGGGCGAGGAAAGACGAGATGCACTGGATGAAAGGAATCAATCACTGGAAACACAGACTTCTACGAATACGCAAAGAATTACGACTGGTAGTATTGTAAATTGGAGGGAACGAGTACAAGAAAATACCAAAGAGACAGAATGCTCCGGTAGTATTTTCGAAGAAACGTTTGGTGATGACAAATCAAAACCAGCATTCAGAAATACCTTCAAGCTTTTAACAAACAATGTGTGTCAGCCAGAAAGAGAAATAGCTGACACTCCAGCGAGTCCAGACAATGATAATCCAAATATATCCTTTGAAACTCCTGCAAGTCCAGAACAAGAAACACCAGCAAGTCCAGATCACAATGTATCAGAAATCCCGCAAATATCTTTCGACATCATTGATGTGAGCGAAAGCCCCGACAGACCAACAGATGACGAAAAGAGTGATCTGTTAGATTCTTCAATTGATGGACTTGCACGTAAACGAGAATTTCTCAGAAGACAGTTAGACGATTTAAGGTCCAGCTCGGGTTCGCCACGGGTGAGCAGGAATGTTGAGTTAAAATCGCACGATTTGATAGAGATATCTGATGAAGAGTTGGAAGAAGGAGAAATAGCTGATGAAGGTATGGAAGGTAAAGGGAAAGGAAGTAGGTCTACACAAAGTGGTAGGAGAGTTGTAGCAGTTCGTGAAACCGACGATACCAAAGACAAGGTTATAGGCAAATATCATAAGGGACTTAGTGTGACAGTGAAATCTAAAGGAAAATCAAATCATGTAGAGAAAAAAGAAGTTATGGATACTTGCAGAGACAATGGGAAAGAAAAGGAAAGAAAGAGTAAAAGAGAAAGAAGCTGGTCTTCTGACGATAGCGATCATAGAACAGACAAAAAATGTTCAGATAGGCCCAAAGATTATCATAGAGTGTCAAGAAAAGATCAGAATTCACGTGATCATGAATCGCGGCGAATTAAATCAAGAGGTCGAAGTTCAAGCACTGATAGACATAAGAAACGACGTCGCAGTTCTAGCACCAGTAGGCATTATAAGTCACGTGATCGGAGTTTCAATAGTGACAGGTGGTACAAATCACATGGTCGGAGTTCAAGTAGCGGCAGGCGATACAGATCACGTGATCGGAGTTCAAGTAGTGATAGACGGTACAGATCACGTGGTCGGAGCTCAAGTAGTGATCGAAAGTGTAGATCACGTGGTCGTAGTTCAAGCAGTGATAGGAGATATGAATCACATGGTCCCTGTTCCAGTAAAGAGAGACGCCAAGACAAATACAGGAAACCCAGTAGATACGTATATAAAGTGCATGATAGTGATTCTAGCGAGGACTCTTCAAAAACGAAGATGAGTGGAGGAAAATTTCGGGGATCAGGAGGTTATGGCGAATCCCACAAAGAGGATGAGAAATCGGCTGAAATGAATAGAATTCCgtctaaaaaaaaacacaacacgTCAACTGTCGCAAATGCTTGGTCAGAGATGTTACGACAAAACCCTACAAATATTGAGGTAATTAAGGGCAACAAAGAAAAAACAGAAATATCCAAATCCAATGAGGATGATTTGAACGTTTATAAAGAGTTGAAAGAGTACATCACATTGAAAAATAGTCAAGTGTCATCAACCAACTTAAAAGGaaacagacaaaatgacgtgTCGGAAGAATCCAAAGCAGCTAAAGGGTTTGTACAAGTTATTCGAAATACGACATCTCTAGAGACTTTGAAATCCTGGGCAATTCGAGAATTTAAATTCAAATCAGAATCTGAATTTGATAAGATTGTTCCTAAAATTACTGTTGATATGGATCGTGAAATAGCACAACTATCGAAGTGTCAAAGGAAATCAGCGAAATCTAAGTTACGAAAAGAAATCGAGATAGCTATGGAAACATTGCGAATAGAAAATCTTAATGCTAGCCAGTCATCCCCTGTCGCTTCAGCGGAAAGTATTATCAACGACGACAAAAGTGTATTAGAGATCAGACCTTTTGAACCCTTAAATTTTACCAAACTTTTGATAGAGAAAGAGCTGGAGATAGTTCGGGATCATTTAAAGAGACTGTGGCATTCCACACAAGAACTTATTGATGATAACCCTCGTGCACGGAAGTCAGGGGCGTCAACATTAGATAACGGCATTCATTTATTTTCTATCAGACAGGACATGCAACAAATAGAAACAGACCTAGTTCAAAGAATCTCTACATACGGAGCTCATTTCGGTGTCCCAAATCGTCGAGTGCCAAATGAGTTGCTGACTTTTGAAGAAAAGAACGGCCATTTCTCAGAGGAAAGCTTAGTTTTAGTATTGTCCGGTTATATCCCATCAAAGGCTTTCCAGAAACTTTCATCGCTTCGGGAGAAATTGGAAAATTCGAAGAAGGAAATTGCTCATGCTggatcaatacaaaataaagaacaattgcaAAGGCTGAAAGTTGGGAAGGAAGAAATtcacagggccagaaaagccATGATGTTGTCTTTCACTGGACCACTATCCAAGAAACGGATTCAAAAGATTAAAACGAAGGCGAAATGTTATAGAAACTGCATAGACTACTTTAAGAAGGAGTTGGGTGAATTTGATGCAGAGTCTCGTCTTAAATATCTAATGATATCCCTGCAGGATCTGGATAAACACTACAATTTGTTAACTCAGTTACAG GATGAGCAAGAAAAACAGAAACATGAGGAGATTAGTCA AGACATTCACCTGAAAAGGAGGAGAGTAATGGTGGACAAGTTTCACGAGAACTTTAGATTTGTCGACAACCAGCTGAACAGCATGTATGCCAAATACCAGCACACGCATCCGCACGTGTGCGTCGCCATTACGGATGTTTCTAAAAAGATTAAGGAAGCTTTGACCTTAATAGATGCAGAAAAAGATTCCAAGAATATCTCTGTGACTACTGTTGCCCAGTTAGAACAAATTCTTAAATCATGTCTATCAGGCTACGAAAACGTTAAACAACAAATAG TTGACCTTGAAGTGAGTATTCGGTCGCAGTGA